Within the Zea mays cultivar B73 chromosome 10, Zm-B73-REFERENCE-NAM-5.0, whole genome shotgun sequence genome, the region TGCCTCCAGATGCGCATGTCCTACAGCCCCGCCGCCCACTTCTTCCTCTTCCTCGTGCAGTGGACCGACTGCAGCCTAGCCGGCGCGCTCGGGCTGCTCAGGATCCTAATCTACAAGGTGGTTTCTCTTCTCCTGCGATGTGGTGTGAGGATTCGAATTCGATGCCGTTCCCCGGCTGACGGCTGTGCTTCCGCTCCTGTGCATGCTCAAGTAGCTTCGTTGTGCAGGTTTATGTAGATGGGAGTACCACCATGTCGACGCACGAGAGGAAAGCGAGCATCAGGGAGTTTTATGGCAAGTGCTCTGCTCTGCAACGACGACGCGTGTTTGCAATTTGGGTCTTGTGATAGTACTGATGTGTGCACTGCATTGTTGCAGCTGTTATCTTTCCCTCCCTGATGCAACTGCCCAAGGGGATCAGCGACGTGGACGACCGGAGGCAGAAGGCGGCGTGCACGGAGAGGTACCGGAGGAGGGACGAGGACGAGGGCAAGAGGCCGGTTTCGGAGGCCGACATCGAAAGGGAGGAAGAGTGCGGCATCTGCATGGAGATGAACGGCAAGGTGGTGCTGCCCAGCTGCAGCCATGCCATGTGCATCAAGTGCTACCGCCAATGGTGATTCCCGCTAACAGTACACTCTTTAGGAACCAGTGATCAAATACAGCCCCAATTATTGACTAGTTTCCTTGTCTGATGCTTTTTTTTTCTTTGCGTAGGCGATCAAGATCGCAATCCTGCCCCTTCTGTCGGGACAGCCTGAAACGAGTGAACTCCGGGGACCTGTGGATGCTCACCGACTGCCGGGACGTGGTCGACATGGCGACGGTGACGAGGGAGAACATCAGGCGTCTGTTCATGTACGTCGAGAAGCTGCCCCTCGTCGCCCCGGACAACATCTTCTACGCCTACGATTCTCATGTAAAATAGCTGGAGCTAGCTGTAGTGTAGCAGCACACCatctgtgctgtgctgtgctgtgctgtgtTGTGTTCTGAGAGTGATGACGCATGATTTATCGATTATTCATGCAGAGGGGTAGAGGGTGTTCCTCGTCCTAGCTAGGACGTGGCTAAACGCTTGGACCGGGGTGCGGACTCTGACGACAGACCTTTTTCAGTCTATCTAACTGGGTGTACAGTCTGCTCAGGTCCTGTAAATATAATGTCTGTGCATATTTATGGCTTCAAATGCCCCGTTGTTTTTCAGCTGGATATATTTGTGTCTCCAACTGTTCTGCTTTTTATTTTCTTGCTTACTGCCAAGCTGTGATGCTCAAGTTTTCTGGATGGAATGGTTAACCCCAGTGACAGGATGCCTACCGTGCTTGCTGCCCCCTCCGTCCCTCTGTTCATTTTTTTTTTATATAAATAACAAACGTTCAAAGTACGTCATGAATGAACGGGATGCAACGGTATCGGTTGAGACGTCATCTGCTACCGCGGCAAGTGCATGACACAATGACACTAGAGAACAACTCTTATTATTGACACTCTGACCGTGCTGCCCGGTATTTATGCACTAAGCATGGCGGCAGGTGAGAGCAACTAATGGCTATAAATTAGGCGCGCCGTACCTGCATAACCAAACAAAGTACGGCGATTAATCAATCGTCATATAATGAAGGCCGTACCGTTCCAAAATATAATTCATTTTAGAC harbors:
- the LOC103642202 gene encoding E3 ubiquitin-protein ligase AIRP2, with protein sequence MVVCSTRKSFKDSLKVLEADIQHANTLAADFSRDYDGACLQMRMSYSPAAHFFLFLVQWTDCSLAGALGLLRILIYKVYVDGSTTMSTHERKASIREFYAVIFPSLMQLPKGISDVDDRRQKAACTERYRRRDEDEGKRPVSEADIEREEECGICMEMNGKVVLPSCSHAMCIKCYRQWRSRSQSCPFCRDSLKRVNSGDLWMLTDCRDVVDMATVTRENIRRLFMYVEKLPLVAPDNIFYAYDSHVK